From a single Lolium rigidum isolate FL_2022 chromosome 7, APGP_CSIRO_Lrig_0.1, whole genome shotgun sequence genomic region:
- the LOC124670244 gene encoding F-box/kelch-repeat protein At1g67480-like: MPALVAAREPHVQAQTCHRATMPLKYPARQRLSLVPMAEKETNPHNVLIPGLPEDMAKICIALVHRSYFPAMGAVSRRWMSFIGSREFSAVRKEVRKIEELVYVLAAEAGEKGPRWEVLGEQKNRAIPPMPGLAKAGFGVVVLHGNLYVVAGYAAVYGKDYVSDEVYQYDARLNRWGALAKLNFARRDFACAEVNGIIYVAGGFGSGCNSLSSVEAYDPEQNRWTLIENLRRPRSGCFAFGLNYKLYIMGGRSSFTIGNSRSIDVYDPRRRSWDEIKRGCVMVTSHAVLGKSLFCIEWRDQRSLSVFSPSDSSWMKISVPLTGSSSSRFCLGASGGKLLLFSREEDERQSMTYDPAAALGSEWETSELKPSRLCLCSVTIEI; encoded by the exons ATGCCCGCCCTTGTCGCAGCAAGGGAACCACATGTTCAAGCACAAACATGCCACCGTGCTACAATGCCACTGAAATATCCAGCCAGGCAAAGACTTTCTCTAGTTCCGATGGCCGAAAAAGAAACCAATCCACATAACGTTCTAATACCCGGTTTGCCAGAAGACATGGCGAAGATATGCATCGCGCTTGTCCATCGGAGCTACTTCCCTGCCATGGGTGCAGTTTCCAGGAGGTGGATGTCATTCATCGGCAGCAGAGAGTTTAGTGCTGTCAGGAAGGAGGTTAGGAAGATTGAGGAGTTGGTTTATGTCCTTGCTGCTGAAGCTGGTGAAAAGGGGCCTCGATGGGAGGTCTTGGGGGAGCAAAAGAACAGGGCAATTCCTCCTATGCCTGGGCTGGCTAAGGCAGGGTTTGGTGTGGTGGTTCTCCACGGGAATCTGTATGTCGTAGCTGGCTATGCTGCTGTCTATGGGAAGGACTATGTTTCTGATGAGGTTTATCAGTATGATGCCCGGCTCAACAG GTGGGGTGCACTTGCCAAGTTGAATTTTGCACGTCGTGACTTCGCCTGCGCAGAGGTCAACGGCATAATATATGTTGCCGGTGGGTTCGGCTCTGGCTGCAACAGTTTGTCCAGCGTCGAGGCATATGATCCCGAACAGAATAGATGGACACTAATCGAAAACCTTCGCAGGCCGAGGTCAGGATGCTTCGCCTTCGGATTGAACTACAAGTTGTACATAATGGGTGGCCGCTCAAGCTTCACAATTGGCAACTCCCGTTCCATCGACGTGTACGATCCCAGGCGCCGAAGTTGGGACGAGATCAAGAGAGGATGTGTAATGGTCACCTCTCATGCAGTTCTTGGCAAGAGCTTGTTCTGCATTGAGTGGAGGGACCAGCGCTCGCTCTCGGTGTTCAGCCCTTCAGACAGTTCTTGGATGAAGATTTCAGTGCCACTAACGGGTAGTTCAAGCAGCCGTTTTTGCCTGGGGGCGAGTGGTGGAAAGCTGTTGTTGTTCTCGCGGGAGGAAGATGAGCGTCAGTCTATGACGTACGATCCAGCTGCGGCGCTAGGTTCTGAATGGGAGACATCAGAGCTGAAGCCGTCGAGGTTGTGCTTGTGCAGTGTGACCATTGAAATTTGA